The genome window GACCACAAGCCGGCTCCTTGACGGACATCCGCGGTCGCAAAGCGACTGCGCACATTCTCAAAGAAGTGCTCGAACTCTGCGAGATCATTTACCAAGAGGGCACACCGTGTCGGGACCAACCTGACATCATCGCGATCACGTTCGGCGATCTGTTCAACATTTACACCCACATCAGTGACAAATGCGTCGGTCTTCTATTGAGGGCCAGGAAACAGAAACTCGTTGACTTCGAAGGAGAATGTCTTTTCCAGGTAAGTCTATTATTCACTAGATGAACAAACGaatattaaaactgttaaataatgacagtaaaaaaatgaaatcttcAGTCTGGTTGAAACttcggttaaccctttacgatacGATTAAATCATGAAGCATCGTGCATGACGGAagcatattatttttattaaaacaagtttcattttatgatgcatacattttgttaattaacacgttgaccgccgtGAGAATCTAGAGCTCGTATTattataacaaaggcaaatggtgttagatttttatttattatcggtattactttaaaattattaataatttattagttattaatggtttggtatcatagtttatactattatttagctacctatgtaaataaataaaataatgatatataaaaaatattttgatgcgGCGTcggttttctttttgtaattgttttcaagtaatttggacgcttcgaatattcattaaaagaatattaattaaaagtgacGTCGCAAGGTACTACGAAATAATATGCTAATTTATTATCGATTGGAAACTATTCTCGTCATTTTATATAAGGGGTTAATCCTTTAGGCACCGGatacaaatttgtttttattaataaaaacttgTTCGTTGCAGAGGCGAGACGACCACGTGCCAATATTCCTGCTGAAACCCATCGCTGAAATTCGTCAGACGTTCAACCAAAGATTAAAGGAGATGGCAAAGGAAACACCGATCAGTTAACACTTACACCGCCGCTTCGCCATCTTTTCCATCGTTCAAATAATCTTCGACACGTTGTTGTTTCACCTCTATTGTCCTATATTAATTAACAGTACGAGCGTAAGAGCAACGCGAATGACCATTATATAGTATGTAATTTGTATCTGAGATTCGGGAATGTGTGGGGCGAATGAGTGTGAGCTTCTGAGAGCGTGTTGTCATAGACCGATGTAAGAAATTGAATACAGAAAATGTGATATTCTATAGGAGATTAGAAATAAAAAGGGCTTTTCTAGAACTCGTTGGTGTTTTTCTGAGTAAGCTACTAACGAACTTGGCGACAGTCTAAtttagttaaccccttgcgtcaCGTGGCGTAGATTTTGAACAGAGCATGAACATTGTTCGActattttgaattcaaatgaaatattattcttctgttatcaattattataacttAGAGCagagattgatatagaatatgcttctaattctgttcttttttgatacattatttataacaaagtagtcgtatcgattatAATCGAGGAATACatcgtagggcaagaggttaaattaaaaattcacataatctgaatatataaaaagtttttaatataactgattctttcgtttttaatctttcaattttaattttaattagcaCACACAATGTGCAaagtatattattctataagttaaaattatttaaacaatggGTAATCGGTGGACATTTATTATTCGTCTTGTTTTATTATCATGATATGTAGTGCTATTTATTAATCTGCCAAAAACTTACCCTTACAGTCCACTATTCTACGAAGTATCTAACAATTCACATTCTGTATTTCGggattttaatcaaaattatattttcttcataaaaaCAAGCAATAATAGACAAAGTAGTTACATACGGAATTATAGAAAAAGTAACATAATTACAGAGTCCCTTGATGCTTTTAATTTCTCTCAAATGCTTTCAGAATCTCTTAACCTTCTATCACTATCCATACTCTATAAGGAACAACTATagacttaaaatatttttcacttttatttcctATGTAGATAATATTTACAAAGTGGCTAACATTATTTCCAACTGTTCAAAGCGTACATAGAAAgacatataaattattaatctatCTATTATTCTATTGCAGCGCAAATAAACCATCCGAAACAGAAGAGGTACGACGTTTTCCGCCCATAAAAAAACCACggtaatattatcaaatattaatttgcgAAATTTCGACACGATCGAATACACGAGAAAAGTGAAATCAATGATCGGGTTGGTTCCATCACTATCAAACCTTTATTCGTACAGAGCTGTTGGCGTACAGAACATTAAAAATAAC of Nomia melanderi isolate GNS246 chromosome 5, iyNomMela1, whole genome shotgun sequence contains these proteins:
- the LOC116424025 gene encoding actin-binding Rho-activating protein isoform X2, which codes for MDRCYTDSEEEESLSDKVAMFNQYASQHMDKQNKNPFTSGLNLEKRKFTKEEYGRPQAGSLTDIRGRKATAHILKEVLELCEIIYQEGTPCRDQPDIIAITFGDLFNIYTHISDKCVGLLLRARKQKLVDFEGECLFQRRDDHVPIFLLKPIAEIRQTFNQRLKEMAKETPIS
- the LOC116424025 gene encoding actin-binding Rho-activating protein isoform X3, translating into MSSVMYESLSDKVAMFNQYASQHMDKQNKNPFTSGLNLEKRKFTKEEYGRPQAGSLTDIRGRKATAHILKEVLELCEIIYQEGTPCRDQPDIIAITFGDLFNIYTHISDKCVGLLLRARKQKLVDFEGECLFQRRDDHVPIFLLKPIAEIRQTFNQRLKEMAKETPIS
- the LOC116424025 gene encoding actin-binding Rho-activating protein isoform X1, yielding MMVTNSACLTTNQCFKEVTSVESLSDKVAMFNQYASQHMDKQNKNPFTSGLNLEKRKFTKEEYGRPQAGSLTDIRGRKATAHILKEVLELCEIIYQEGTPCRDQPDIIAITFGDLFNIYTHISDKCVGLLLRARKQKLVDFEGECLFQRRDDHVPIFLLKPIAEIRQTFNQRLKEMAKETPIS